ATGCGCCAGTACTCGACTTCGATGCCAGACACTAACTTCTGTTTTAATTTTTCCTCGTCAGGGTATGTTGCCTCAAAAACTTCGTAGTTTTCCAGGTCCATTATCTGAATGGCAGCTGGCAACAGAGCGAGAATTTGGCCACTCCTCTTCTCAATCAAGGGCATCTCCATTTGCGCGCTTATGGGCTTAACGAAAGTTCTTTTGGTGCCGTCGAAAACTCCTATAGCAACAACTCTCGCCTTAGCAGCGCCGTGCTTGCCAGGTTTGGACTTTGTAAGGCTTACAACACGGCACGGCTCGTTATCAACAATCACATATCTACCGACGCGAAGAGCCCCAACATCAACAGGTTTGCTCATCTATATCAGCAACCAATATACAGCAATGTTTAACAACTAAAATAAATAGGTTAAGGTTACTGCAAAGGC
The Candidatus Bathyarchaeota archaeon genome window above contains:
- a CDS encoding translation initiation factor IF-5A, which produces MSKPVDVGALRVGRYVIVDNEPCRVVSLTKSKPGKHGAAKARVVAIGVFDGTKRTFVKPISAQMEMPLIEKRSGQILALLPAAIQIMDLENYEVFEATYPDEEKLKQKLVSGIEVEYWRILGRTKIMRTKG